The proteins below are encoded in one region of Sedimentibacter sp. zth1:
- a CDS encoding DUF4349 domain-containing protein, whose amino-acid sequence MNCSEFRDLIFSFLDGELSLFEKEQFEQHLSQCDDCKLELEAYKKLIEEIQKLPMEELPIGYCKKLHKGLEKAVDDKHRIVRNRFIKYISIAATCILVVTGVYFASNGMNGNMNGDYDKSLDMGNRADDSNYGEMYDNANKETEQMVAESPQDIDANYSNDEDKQLSMTNSIQNQENRTLKIIKSCNIETTTLEYKSFLNSLLDLTRKSDGYIEYNRTYTIQIIDDKEYKGGNVKVRVPEEHFYNVINFIKSESDVTNEVVNENDVTKHYYDIDNIVKNLKIQEDRLRELYSKATNVTEILQLENEIRRIRTEIDSYSITLSDIDDRVSMSTIELNIIEVEGKSIDISSSKSVWQKSKEGIIKTINNIVKLLQNFVIYLITYLPYIIVIAILVIVLTLITKRKTKK is encoded by the coding sequence ATGAATTGTAGTGAGTTTAGAGATTTAATATTTAGTTTTTTAGATGGAGAATTGAGTTTATTTGAAAAAGAACAATTTGAACAACACTTATCTCAATGTGATGATTGTAAGTTAGAATTAGAAGCATATAAAAAATTAATAGAAGAAATACAAAAACTACCTATGGAAGAACTACCTATTGGATATTGTAAGAAGTTGCACAAAGGCTTAGAAAAGGCAGTTGACGATAAGCATAGAATAGTTAGGAATCGTTTTATAAAATATATATCAATAGCAGCAACATGTATTTTGGTTGTTACAGGAGTATATTTTGCTAGCAATGGCATGAATGGAAATATGAATGGTGACTATGATAAAAGTTTAGATATGGGTAATAGAGCAGATGATTCAAACTATGGTGAAATGTATGATAATGCTAATAAAGAGACTGAACAGATGGTGGCTGAAAGTCCACAAGATATAGATGCAAATTATTCAAATGATGAAGATAAACAGTTATCTATGACTAATAGCATACAAAATCAAGAAAACCGTACATTAAAGATAATAAAATCATGCAATATAGAAACTACAACATTAGAATACAAGAGTTTTTTAAATTCTTTGTTAGATTTAACTAGGAAAAGTGATGGATATATTGAGTACAATAGAACTTATACAATACAAATAATTGATGACAAAGAGTATAAAGGTGGAAATGTAAAGGTAAGAGTTCCAGAGGAGCATTTTTACAATGTTATAAATTTTATTAAATCTGAAAGTGATGTAACAAACGAAGTAGTCAATGAAAATGATGTAACAAAACATTACTATGATATAGATAATATAGTAAAGAATTTAAAAATTCAAGAAGATAGGTTAAGAGAATTATATAGCAAAGCAACTAATGTAACAGAAATACTTCAGTTAGAAAATGAAATTAGAAGAATAAGAACAGAGATTGATAGTTATTCTATAACACTTAGTGATATAGATGATAGAGTTTCAATGTCAACTATAGAGTTGAATATTATTGAGGTTGAAGGAAAAAGCATTGATATATCTTCATCAAAAAGTGTTTGGCAAAAATCTAAAGAAGGTATAATAAAAACCATAAACAACATAGTGAAATTATTGCAAAATTTTGTTATTTATTTGATAACGTATTTGCCATATATAATAGTTATCGCGATTTTAGTTATTGTTTTAACACTAATAACTAAAAGAAAAACGAAAAAATAA
- a CDS encoding RNA polymerase sigma factor has product MNDNELFLIKQSQKGDIDAFEKLIKEYKKVAYNIALRVLHNKEDAEDISQESLVKVFKNINSFNMQSTFKVWLYRIVMNTCLDFKRKKQLVKYSIDKLIEDDENEFSKEIPDNTNNPDIIIQNKLEQQMLYDSIDKLEDDFKNIIVLRDLQDLSYKEIADVLSCNEGTVKSRLNRARKKLKDIVTDNILRNEI; this is encoded by the coding sequence ATGAATGATAATGAGCTGTTTCTGATTAAACAAAGTCAGAAAGGCGATATTGACGCATTCGAAAAGCTTATAAAAGAATACAAAAAAGTAGCATATAATATTGCGTTAAGAGTATTACATAACAAAGAAGATGCTGAAGATATTTCTCAAGAATCTTTAGTGAAAGTATTTAAAAATATTAATTCTTTTAATATGCAATCAACTTTTAAAGTGTGGCTATATAGGATAGTAATGAACACATGTCTGGATTTTAAAAGAAAAAAGCAATTAGTTAAATACTCAATAGATAAGCTTATAGAAGATGATGAAAATGAGTTTTCCAAAGAGATACCAGATAATACAAATAACCCTGACATAATAATTCAAAATAAATTGGAGCAACAAATGTTATATGATAGTATTGATAAATTAGAAGATGACTTTAAGAATATTATAGTGTTGAGAGATTTACAAGATTTATCGTATAAGGAAATAGCAGATGTTTTGTCGTGCAACGAAGGAACTGTTAAATCACGGTTAAATAGAGCAAGAAAAAAATTAAAAGATATAGTTACAGATAATATATTGAGAAATGAAATATAG
- the hutH gene encoding histidine ammonia-lyase — translation MSKVIITGNDLTLEKLVQVCREFATVELADEAKEKVLASRKIVDDFVDNGKVVYGITTGFGKFSDVTITKDESKLLQKNLIITHAVGAGNPLATEIVRGIILLRINNLAKGYSGAKLETIQTMIDMLNKKVHPIVPEKGSLGASGDLAPLSHVVLPMIGLGEAEFGGEVLDGAEAMKRAGINTIELTSKEGLSLINGTQVMTSVGALALYDALDLVKVADIAAALSFEAHYGVLDALDHKVHDVRPHKGQRDTAKILLKLLDGSKMTSKQGEIRVQDAYSLRCVPQVHGASKDAINYVKERVEIEMNSVTDNPIIFPETLEGISGGNFHGQPMALSFDFLGIALAELANISERRLERLVNPALSGLPAFLVEKGGINSGFMIVQYSAASLVSENKILAHPASVDSIPSSANQEDHVSMGTIAARKSREIMTNVRRVLAMEIMCACQAIDLRGNKGLGVGTKMAYDTIRDLVPMLKEDRPLYEDINKCESVIINQNIIKTVEEVAGKIQF, via the coding sequence ATGAGTAAAGTTATAATAACTGGAAATGATTTGACACTAGAAAAATTAGTTCAAGTATGTAGAGAGTTTGCTACAGTAGAACTTGCTGATGAAGCAAAGGAAAAGGTTTTAGCTTCAAGAAAAATAGTAGATGATTTTGTAGACAATGGTAAAGTTGTATATGGTATTACAACTGGATTTGGTAAATTTAGCGATGTTACAATAACGAAAGATGAATCAAAACTATTACAAAAAAATCTAATTATAACACATGCAGTAGGTGCTGGAAATCCACTAGCTACTGAAATTGTAAGAGGAATAATATTATTAAGAATAAATAATTTAGCTAAAGGTTATTCAGGAGCAAAGCTTGAAACTATCCAAACAATGATAGATATGTTAAATAAAAAAGTACATCCTATAGTACCTGAAAAAGGTTCTTTAGGAGCAAGTGGAGATTTAGCACCGCTTTCACATGTTGTGTTACCAATGATAGGACTTGGTGAGGCAGAATTTGGTGGGGAAGTATTGGATGGCGCAGAAGCAATGAAAAGAGCAGGCATAAATACTATAGAGTTAACTTCAAAAGAAGGTCTTTCATTAATCAACGGTACTCAAGTTATGACATCAGTAGGAGCATTAGCATTATATGACGCACTTGATTTAGTTAAGGTAGCAGATATTGCAGCAGCATTAAGTTTTGAAGCTCATTACGGAGTATTAGATGCTCTTGATCATAAAGTTCATGATGTTAGACCACATAAAGGACAAAGAGATACTGCTAAGATATTGTTAAAACTATTAGACGGTAGTAAAATGACATCTAAGCAAGGAGAAATAAGGGTACAAGATGCTTATTCACTTAGATGCGTTCCACAGGTACATGGTGCTAGCAAAGATGCTATCAATTATGTAAAAGAAAGAGTTGAGATAGAAATGAACTCTGTTACAGATAACCCAATTATATTCCCAGAAACATTAGAAGGAATATCTGGTGGAAATTTTCATGGTCAACCAATGGCACTTAGCTTTGACTTTTTAGGTATAGCATTAGCAGAATTAGCAAATATTTCGGAAAGACGTTTAGAAAGATTAGTTAATCCAGCACTAAGTGGTTTACCTGCATTTTTAGTTGAAAAAGGTGGAATTAACTCAGGATTTATGATAGTTCAATATTCAGCAGCATCACTTGTTTCTGAAAATAAAATTTTAGCACATCCTGCAAGTGTAGATAGTATTCCATCATCAGCAAATCAAGAAGACCATGTTTCAATGGGAACTATAGCTGCAAGAAAATCAAGAGAAATTATGACAAATGTTAGAAGAGTTTTAGCAATGGAAATCATGTGTGCTTGTCAAGCAATAGATCTTAGAGGAAATAAAGGTTTAGGAGTTGGTACAAAAATGGCATATGATACTATAAGAGACCTAGTACCAATGCTAAAAGAAGATAGACCATTATATGAGGATATCAATAAATGTGAAAGTGTTATAATAAATCAAAACATAATCAAAACTGTTGAAGAAGTAGCAGGAAAAATTCAATTTTAA
- a CDS encoding DUF3006 domain-containing protein has product MKYILDRFEGHYAVLELEDGKDKLVLTSELPSRAKEGDIIEFTNNIYTINIEETIKRRRILEERMKKFKRK; this is encoded by the coding sequence ATGAAGTATATATTAGATAGGTTTGAAGGACATTATGCAGTACTTGAACTTGAAGATGGTAAAGATAAGCTTGTATTGACAAGCGAATTACCTTCTAGGGCAAAAGAAGGAGATATTATAGAATTCACTAATAATATCTACACTATAAATATTGAAGAAACAATAAAAAGAAGACGTATACTTGAGGAAAGAATGAAAAAATTTAAAAGAAAATAA
- a CDS encoding ComEC/Rec2 family competence protein: MDVGQGDCILLTNSDQVMLIDAGDVGAGQVIIPYLKSRGIKKIDYLLLTHPHKDHIGSAVDVIDSFDIGTIYMSGKLATTKTFEKLLDKIDDKSIETIIPDVEDKISFGDCDTQIIGPVKEYDDLNNNSLVLKITYGNTRFLFTGDMEKESEMDIIETKISLKADVLKVAHHGSSGSSTGKFLNEVNPEISIISCGKDNDYGHPHAELLDKLTNIKSQVYRTDVSETVVVISDGNNIKINNDTVIMQPDNNDKIIDKENNMVYIGNKNSKKFHLESCNSLPKESNRVYFKTREEAIEKGYEPCSRCNP, from the coding sequence TTGGATGTAGGTCAAGGAGATTGTATTTTACTAACTAATTCAGACCAAGTTATGCTTATTGATGCTGGTGATGTTGGAGCAGGTCAAGTAATAATTCCTTATTTAAAGAGTCGTGGTATAAAGAAAATAGATTATTTATTGCTAACTCATCCACATAAAGACCATATTGGGAGTGCAGTAGATGTTATAGATAGTTTTGATATCGGTACTATTTATATGTCTGGTAAACTTGCAACTACTAAAACTTTTGAAAAATTATTGGATAAAATTGATGATAAAAGCATAGAAACAATTATTCCAGATGTAGAAGATAAAATATCATTTGGAGATTGTGACACACAAATTATAGGTCCTGTAAAAGAATATGATGATTTAAATAATAATTCATTAGTTTTAAAAATCACTTATGGAAACACGAGATTTTTGTTTACTGGTGATATGGAAAAAGAATCAGAAATGGATATTATAGAAACTAAAATAAGTTTAAAAGCGGATGTTTTAAAAGTAGCACATCATGGAAGTAGTGGTTCTAGTACAGGAAAATTTTTAAACGAAGTAAATCCTGAAATTTCAATAATTAGTTGTGGTAAGGATAATGATTATGGTCATCCTCATGCTGAATTGCTAGATAAATTAACAAACATAAAATCACAAGTTTATAGAACAGATGTTTCAGAAACGGTTGTTGTTATAAGTGATGGAAATAATATAAAAATTAATAATGATACTGTAATTATGCAACCAGATAACAATGATAAGATTATTGATAAAGAAAACAACATGGTATATATTGGAAATAAGAATTCTAAAAAATTTCATTTAGAAAGCTGTAATTCATTGCCAAAAGAAAGTAATAGAGTGTATTTTAAAACTCGTGAAGAAGCAATTGAAAAAGGATATGAACCTTGTAGCAGATGTAATCCATAA
- a CDS encoding ABC transporter ATP-binding protein, whose amino-acid sequence MKAKKVDNKKKYNPKTLKRLLLYAKPHIGWFIIACVFIVGIVYLELSQPIIIGKVTDIIVDNIKEPTDSAAREIVYNALKYVGIIFVIFVLSYLQAIVLSYVGQKVIYNIRMDVFKHLHKLSINFYNNNPNGKLVTRATNDIETLNEMYTSVIVNVLKSVCVLGGVIITMISYNKKLSLMTFTVIPFIILFTIIFTKISKKNYRQIRRRISELNSFVAEHVSGMKVVQIFAVENKMLRKFKDKSEQLRKRRTKQIIIYSIYRPSMYLLNIVSLILLLWFGGKLYFANEITIGTIVVFQRYISKFFQPIQELAEQLNIVQSASASAERIFSLLDEESDIIDSNNAIELKDIKGQIEFKNVWFAYNEGEWILKDISFKVMPGQNIAFVGATGAGKTTIQNLIGRYYDIQKGEILLDGINIKNIKVDNLRMQIGQMLQDVFLFTGDIKSNIRLKNDKISDDDIYKASKYVNADGFVNKLKNGYDDEVIERGAAFSAGQRQLLSFARTLAFKPKVLILDEATANIDTETESLIQDALGKIMKDRTTLVVAHRLSTIQNVDKIIVMHKGRIVEQGTHQELLTNHGMYYKLYKLQYEH is encoded by the coding sequence ATGAAAGCAAAAAAAGTTGATAATAAAAAGAAATATAATCCTAAAACTTTGAAAAGATTATTATTATATGCAAAGCCACATATAGGTTGGTTCATAATTGCTTGTGTATTCATTGTAGGTATTGTTTATCTAGAATTATCACAGCCTATCATTATTGGTAAGGTTACTGATATTATAGTTGACAATATAAAAGAACCTACTGATTCAGCAGCTAGAGAGATAGTATATAATGCTTTAAAATATGTAGGAATAATATTTGTAATATTTGTATTAAGTTATTTGCAAGCTATAGTACTTTCATATGTTGGACAGAAGGTAATCTATAACATAAGAATGGATGTATTTAAGCATTTACATAAACTATCAATTAATTTTTATAATAACAATCCAAATGGAAAACTTGTTACTAGGGCAACCAATGATATAGAAACTCTAAATGAAATGTATACAAGCGTTATAGTAAATGTTTTAAAAAGTGTTTGTGTTTTGGGTGGTGTTATCATTACAATGATAAGCTATAATAAAAAACTATCACTTATGACATTTACAGTTATACCATTTATAATTTTGTTTACTATTATATTTACTAAAATTTCTAAGAAAAATTACAGACAAATTAGAAGAAGGATATCTGAATTGAACTCATTTGTAGCAGAACATGTTTCAGGTATGAAAGTTGTACAAATTTTTGCAGTGGAAAATAAAATGCTACGAAAATTCAAAGATAAAAGTGAGCAATTAAGAAAAAGACGTACAAAACAAATTATTATATATTCTATATACAGACCAAGTATGTATTTATTAAATATAGTTTCACTTATATTGTTATTATGGTTTGGAGGAAAATTATATTTTGCAAATGAAATAACCATTGGTACAATAGTTGTTTTTCAAAGATATATAAGTAAATTTTTTCAACCTATACAAGAATTAGCTGAACAGTTAAATATAGTTCAATCAGCATCAGCATCTGCTGAAAGAATATTTAGTTTGCTGGATGAAGAGTCAGATATTATTGACAGTAATAATGCAATTGAATTAAAGGACATTAAAGGACAAATAGAATTCAAAAATGTTTGGTTTGCATACAATGAGGGTGAATGGATACTTAAAGATATATCATTTAAGGTTATGCCTGGACAAAATATTGCTTTCGTTGGGGCAACTGGTGCTGGAAAAACTACAATACAAAATTTGATAGGTAGATATTATGATATACAAAAGGGAGAAATTCTTCTTGATGGGATAAATATAAAAAATATCAAGGTCGATAATTTAAGAATGCAAATTGGTCAAATGCTTCAAGATGTATTTTTATTTACTGGTGATATCAAGAGCAATATAAGACTTAAAAATGATAAGATTAGTGATGATGACATTTATAAGGCATCAAAGTATGTAAATGCAGATGGTTTTGTAAATAAATTAAAAAATGGTTACGATGATGAGGTTATAGAGAGAGGTGCAGCGTTTTCAGCTGGACAAAGGCAGTTATTATCCTTTGCAAGAACTCTTGCTTTCAAACCTAAGGTATTAATACTGGATGAAGCAACAGCAAATATAGATACTGAGACAGAAAGTTTAATACAAGATGCTTTAGGAAAGATTATGAAAGATAGAACAACTTTGGTTGTAGCTCATAGACTTTCAACTATTCAAAATGTGGATAAAATAATTGTAATGCATAAGGGTAGAATAGTTGAACAGGGAACACACCAAGAGTTATTGACAAACCATGGTATGTATTATAAACTATACAAATTACAATATGAGCATTAG
- a CDS encoding ABC transporter ATP-binding protein, whose product MNIKKGKDSMMSMLKSPYIRSFIAKYKIEYIIGIVFLIMIDFLQTKVPIIIGNVIDGFEDGSIQFSGINSKLINIAMLALFIVIGRIMWRYFIFGASRKIERDIRNDLFEHLQLLSQRYYNHHKTGEIMAYITNDLEAVRNAMGMGMMMLFDVIALCIFTIYNMVTQINVLLTIAAVIPLLLIALTTTIIGPRLFRRFTERQEAFAGISDFVQEDLSGIKVIKAFVQQDKEIEAFKEINKNYFTKNMNLAKIQAGMHPIMNLISGLSLAIAIGFGGYISLNGTISVGDFAAFIQFLGMLVWPMMAIGITINAITMGSAALKRIESVLNEKVEIKDSENIERIEKYDGSIRVHNLNYKYPDSDEYVLKDVSFKLEKGETLGIVGRTGSGKTTLVNLLLRLYDVDRDSIYIGERDILDIPLETLRKNIGYVPQDNFLFSDTIKDNVDFSDGTLSQDDVIAATEFACVHENIADFNEGYDTVVGERGVTLSGGQKQRVSMARALIKDPEILILDDSVSAVDTDTEEKILKNLNVKRKEKTNIIIAHRISTIQNANHIIVIDEGKIVEQGNHEQLVANKGLYNSLYQKQLLEKMIDEEV is encoded by the coding sequence ATGAACATAAAAAAAGGAAAAGATAGCATGATGAGTATGCTAAAAAGTCCTTATATAAGAAGCTTTATAGCAAAATATAAAATAGAATACATTATTGGAATTGTTTTCTTAATAATGATAGACTTTTTACAAACAAAGGTTCCAATTATTATAGGCAATGTAATTGATGGCTTTGAAGATGGAAGTATCCAGTTTAGTGGAATAAATAGCAAACTAATTAATATAGCGATGCTTGCTTTATTTATCGTTATTGGTAGAATTATGTGGAGATATTTTATTTTTGGAGCATCAAGAAAAATAGAGAGAGACATTAGAAATGATTTGTTTGAACATTTACAGTTGCTTTCTCAAAGGTATTATAACCATCATAAAACAGGTGAAATTATGGCATATATAACAAACGATTTAGAGGCTGTAAGAAATGCCATGGGAATGGGTATGATGATGTTATTTGATGTTATAGCTTTGTGTATTTTTACAATATATAATATGGTCACTCAAATAAATGTTTTGTTAACAATAGCAGCGGTAATACCTCTTTTACTTATAGCACTTACTACTACTATTATTGGACCGAGATTGTTTAGAAGGTTTACTGAAAGACAAGAGGCATTCGCAGGTATTTCGGATTTTGTACAAGAAGACTTATCTGGTATTAAGGTTATAAAAGCTTTTGTACAACAGGATAAGGAAATTGAAGCTTTTAAAGAAATAAACAAAAATTATTTTACAAAAAATATGAATTTGGCTAAAATTCAAGCTGGTATGCATCCAATAATGAATCTAATTTCTGGATTATCTTTAGCAATTGCTATAGGCTTTGGAGGATATATTTCTTTAAATGGCACTATAAGTGTTGGGGATTTTGCTGCATTTATTCAGTTTTTAGGAATGCTAGTATGGCCAATGATGGCTATTGGAATTACAATTAATGCGATTACTATGGGTTCAGCAGCATTGAAAAGAATAGAGTCAGTATTAAATGAAAAAGTTGAAATTAAAGACAGTGAAAATATAGAGAGAATTGAGAAATATGATGGAAGTATTAGGGTACATAATTTAAATTATAAATATCCTGATAGCGACGAATATGTTCTAAAAGATGTTTCTTTTAAATTAGAAAAAGGAGAAACATTGGGCATCGTGGGTAGAACAGGTAGTGGTAAGACAACTCTTGTAAATTTACTTTTAAGGCTTTATGATGTCGATAGGGACAGTATATACATAGGTGAACGTGATATTTTGGATATTCCATTGGAAACACTTAGAAAAAATATTGGCTATGTTCCACAGGATAATTTTTTGTTTTCTGATACCATAAAAGACAATGTTGATTTTAGTGATGGAACATTATCTCAAGATGATGTAATTGCAGCAACTGAATTTGCTTGTGTGCATGAAAATATTGCAGATTTTAATGAAGGATACGATACGGTAGTTGGAGAAAGAGGCGTAACGCTTTCAGGAGGACAAAAACAACGTGTTTCAATGGCGAGGGCTCTAATAAAAGATCCGGAAATACTGATATTAGATGATTCGGTATCAGCTGTTGATACAGATACTGAAGAAAAAATACTTAAAAATTTAAACGTAAAAAGAAAAGAAAAAACAAATATAATTATTGCGCATAGGATTTCAACAATTCAAAATGCAAACCATATTATTGTTATAGATGAGGGCAAAATAGTTGAACAAGGTAATCATGAGCAATTAGTAGCTAACAAAGGACTATATAATTCACTTTACCAAAAACAATTGCTTGAAAAAATGATTGATGAAGAAGTGTAG
- a CDS encoding type II toxin-antitoxin system HicB family antitoxin, which translates to MTDEKWKFNVTFPDFPECITFGNSIEHALEMAKDALKLVVGYYIDENIPLPDPSQMLDDRNRVFLIECK; encoded by the coding sequence ATGACAGATGAAAAGTGGAAATTTAATGTGACCTTTCCAGACTTCCCTGAATGTATAACTTTTGGAAATAGTATTGAACATGCTTTAGAAATGGCAAAAGATGCCCTTAAATTAGTTGTAGGATATTACATTGATGAAAATATACCATTACCAGATCCAAGTCAAATGTTAGATGACCGAAATAGAGTGTTTTTAATTGAGTGTAAATAA
- a CDS encoding type III pantothenate kinase yields the protein MILVVDIGNTNIILGVYKDDNLLGNWKMLTRNVKTSDEYGMCILNLLQFNNINYKEIRSAIISSVVPNIIHSFTNSIKRYFNIEPLVVGPGIKTGLMIKSENPKEVGGGRIVNAVAAIELYGGPIIVINFGTATTFDVINKKSEFLYGITSPGIQISADALYSKTAQLPNIEIKKPKSILAKNTITSMQAGLVFGYIGQTEYIIKKIKEELKNTNIKVIATGGLGKIISNETSEIDIYDSELLLKGLKIIHDKNIQM from the coding sequence ATGATTTTAGTAGTTGATATTGGAAATACAAATATAATTTTAGGAGTTTATAAAGATGATAATCTTCTTGGAAATTGGAAAATGCTTACTAGAAATGTAAAAACCTCTGATGAATATGGAATGTGCATACTTAATCTTTTACAGTTTAATAATATAAATTATAAAGAAATTAGAAGCGCCATTATTTCTTCTGTTGTACCAAATATTATCCATTCCTTTACAAACTCTATAAAAAGATATTTTAACATTGAACCACTAGTTGTGGGACCAGGTATAAAAACAGGATTGATGATTAAATCAGAAAATCCTAAAGAGGTTGGTGGAGGTAGAATTGTTAATGCAGTAGCAGCAATTGAGCTTTATGGTGGTCCAATAATTGTTATTAATTTCGGTACAGCAACTACATTTGATGTAATAAACAAAAAAAGTGAGTTTTTATATGGAATTACATCACCAGGTATACAAATTAGTGCAGATGCCTTATATTCTAAAACAGCTCAACTTCCTAATATAGAGATTAAAAAACCTAAATCAATACTTGCAAAAAATACTATAACTAGCATGCAAGCAGGACTTGTTTTCGGATATATAGGTCAAACAGAATATATAATAAAGAAAATTAAAGAAGAACTAAAAAATACGAATATAAAAGTTATTGCAACTGGAGGCCTTGGCAAAATCATCAGCAATGAGACTTCTGAAATTGATATATATGATTCTGAGCTTCTGCTAAAAGGATTAAAAATAATTCATGATAAAAACATTCAAATGTAA
- the ytxC gene encoding sporulation protein YtxC: MELLSLEIDRKDNIKYYNLINILTDLEDENISIMLDTHNNGYDKIVYSIKNIERKAESLEIITKKINNVIKEYMILKCYEYLEESYFYFEEQEVDNIKKNIYENINNDLKTYLIFKNKIKEYLEEYDTINIYGFIKFRLKFIIAYVEQIVEKCIDDHLIKKEYYNFINILKYFSDDESSNKNIINIIYKNKKLQIYDENMRKISIVTDVEFSEELEPSEIVYDESIINLIITISPKQIILHLPNEDEEVDQTTKNTIDIINKLFVDRIKFCTSCEYCKT; this comes from the coding sequence TTGGAGCTTTTATCATTAGAAATTGATAGAAAAGACAATATTAAGTATTATAATTTAATTAATATTTTAACTGATTTAGAAGATGAAAACATATCAATTATGTTAGATACTCACAATAATGGATATGATAAAATTGTTTATAGTATAAAAAATATTGAACGAAAAGCTGAAAGTTTAGAAATTATAACGAAAAAAATAAACAATGTTATAAAAGAATATATGATACTAAAGTGTTACGAGTATTTAGAGGAAAGCTATTTTTATTTTGAAGAACAAGAAGTAGATAATATTAAGAAAAATATATATGAGAATATAAATAATGATTTAAAAACATATTTAATATTCAAAAATAAAATAAAAGAATATTTAGAAGAGTATGACACTATAAATATTTATGGGTTTATTAAGTTTAGATTGAAATTTATAATTGCTTACGTAGAGCAAATAGTTGAAAAATGTATAGATGATCATTTAATAAAAAAGGAATATTATAACTTTATAAACATATTGAAATATTTTTCTGATGATGAATCAAGTAATAAAAACATTATAAATATTATATACAAAAATAAGAAATTGCAAATTTATGATGAAAATATGAGAAAAATTAGTATAGTTACAGATGTTGAATTTTCAGAAGAGTTAGAGCCTTCAGAAATAGTGTACGATGAAAGCATTATTAATTTGATAATAACTATATCTCCGAAACAAATAATTTTACATTTACCAAATGAAGATGAGGAAGTTGACCAAACGACAAAAAATACTATAGATATAATTAATAAACTATTTGTAGATAGAATAAAATTTTGCACTAGTTGTGAATACTGCAAAACATAA
- a CDS encoding DUF6873 family GME fold protein yields MNPFLPKLKTRFAFVDYRADKKIFQYIKKYDIEPIKTIKCEELLEPINGHPDMVIHPIDYETIVVAPNVYDYYNDVLKNSGIKVIKGGKTLSRNYPNDIAYNVARIGNYAIHNLKYTDKVLKYYLQKSGVSFVHVNQGYSKCSTACISDYKAITSDITIYNTILSLGIQCIYINPRNIILDGFNYGFIGGSMGLINDKILMLTGKLKNLEDSELLKNFVKDSKIKIEVSTDNNLVDLGTIIVI; encoded by the coding sequence GTGAATCCATTTTTACCAAAATTAAAAACAAGATTTGCATTTGTAGATTACAGAGCAGATAAAAAAATATTTCAATATATAAAAAAATATGATATAGAACCAATAAAAACGATAAAATGTGAGGAGTTATTAGAGCCAATAAATGGTCATCCTGATATGGTAATTCATCCAATAGACTATGAAACTATTGTAGTTGCGCCAAATGTCTATGATTATTATAATGATGTACTAAAAAATAGTGGAATAAAAGTAATTAAAGGTGGTAAAACTTTAAGTAGAAACTATCCAAACGATATTGCATATAATGTAGCAAGAATAGGTAATTATGCAATACACAATTTAAAATATACTGATAAAGTTTTGAAATATTATTTGCAGAAATCAGGTGTTAGTTTTGTACACGTTAATCAAGGTTATTCAAAATGTTCTACAGCGTGTATAAGTGATTATAAAGCAATTACTTCTGATATTACAATTTATAATACTATTTTGAGTTTAGGTATACAATGTATTTATATAAATCCTAGAAATATTATTTTAGATGGTTTTAATTACGGTTTTATTGGTGGCAGTATGGGTCTTATAAATGATAAAATTTTAATGCTGACTGGAAAACTTAAAAACTTAGAAGATAGTGAGCTATTAAAAAATTTTGTTAAAGATTCTAAAATTAAAATAGAAGTTAGCACAGACAATAATTTGGTGGATTTAGGAACAATAATAGTTATTTAA